From the Pseudomonas baltica genome, one window contains:
- the efeO gene encoding iron uptake system protein EfeO, translating into MSNPASPLPPRLIRVAVAGSVILMIAAGGLFYYASKSASSKRAANSEGEITVTIHPKSCEPNSLTLPAGKARFKIVNASDRAVEWEILDGVLVVEERENIVPGLSSIINANLQPGDYAITCGLLSNPRGKLHVTATAESDAQAKAKPSLVNFVGPLSEYRVYLSMQGSALIQAVDALNAAIALGDLAQAQALYVPARTIYQHIAPAAQRMAELNNAIEARADYYEKREQDPGFGGFHRLEYGLFAKNSVDGLTPVAKKLLADVTRLKQELLAQQLPPEQLITIISRNIRSLAETRSNGEEERYSHSDLNGFAANLEGTRKVVDLLRPLLTKSGPQVLASIDTAANDLDVQLNGFKDHDAYISYDKVDASQRKQIADRAKALADALDGISPALGLTGQ; encoded by the coding sequence ATGTCCAACCCAGCATCCCCTCTGCCACCGCGCCTGATTCGCGTGGCGGTGGCCGGTTCGGTAATCCTCATGATCGCTGCCGGCGGCCTGTTCTATTACGCCTCGAAGTCTGCCTCGAGCAAACGCGCGGCCAATAGCGAAGGTGAGATCACCGTTACCATCCACCCGAAGAGCTGCGAACCGAACTCGCTGACGCTGCCGGCCGGCAAGGCCCGCTTCAAGATCGTCAACGCCTCGGACCGTGCAGTGGAATGGGAGATCCTCGACGGCGTGCTGGTGGTCGAAGAGCGTGAAAACATCGTGCCCGGCCTGAGCTCGATCATCAACGCCAACCTGCAGCCTGGCGACTACGCCATCACCTGCGGCCTGCTGAGCAACCCGCGTGGCAAGCTGCACGTCACCGCGACGGCAGAATCCGATGCCCAGGCCAAGGCCAAGCCATCGCTGGTCAATTTCGTCGGCCCGCTGTCCGAGTACCGCGTGTACCTGAGCATGCAGGGCAGCGCGCTGATCCAGGCCGTGGATGCCCTCAATGCCGCCATCGCGCTGGGCGACCTGGCCCAGGCACAAGCGCTGTACGTACCCGCGCGTACCATATATCAGCACATCGCCCCTGCCGCACAGCGCATGGCCGAATTGAACAACGCCATCGAAGCCCGCGCCGACTATTACGAAAAACGCGAGCAGGACCCAGGTTTTGGCGGCTTCCACCGTCTGGAGTACGGCCTGTTCGCCAAGAACAGCGTCGATGGCCTGACGCCGGTCGCGAAAAAACTGCTGGCCGACGTTACTCGCCTGAAGCAGGAACTGCTGGCCCAGCAACTGCCGCCGGAGCAGTTGATCACCATCATTTCGCGCAACATTCGCAGCCTCGCCGAGACCCGCAGCAACGGCGAAGAAGAGCGTTACAGCCACAGCGACCTCAACGGTTTTGCCGCCAACCTGGAAGGCACCCGCAAGGTTGTCGACTTGCTGCGCCCACTGCTGACCAAGTCCGGCCCGCAAGTACTGGCCAGCATCGATACCGCCGCCAACGACCTCGACGTGCAACTCAACGGCTTCAAGGACCACGACGCCTATATCTCGTACGACAAGGTCGATGCCTCGCAGCGCAAGCAGATCGCCGACCGCGCCAAGGCCCTGGCTGACGCATTGGACGGAATTTCTCCTGCCCTCGGCCTGACCGGCCAGTAA
- the efeU gene encoding iron uptake transporter permease EfeU, with protein sequence MLVPFLIMLREGIEAALVVGIIASYLKQTGRGQWMPAVWVGVFLAVALSLLVGGGLELVSAEFPQRQQELFESVIGIVAVVFLCTMVTWMRKVSRSIKHSLHASLDQALAGSQNQVYALIGMVFFSVAREGLETVFFLLAVFQQSTGASAPLGALLGLICAVIVGLALYNGSMRLNLGAFFRWTSLFILFVAGGILSNSVRSLHEAGVWNSLQDVVFDISAILPMDGPVGSVLAGMFGYQDAPTVSVLGAYLIFMIVALVLFFMPVPNRAAAPANKPSVSHQ encoded by the coding sequence ATGCTCGTTCCGTTCTTAATCATGCTGCGCGAAGGTATTGAAGCTGCCTTGGTCGTTGGCATCATCGCCAGCTATCTCAAGCAGACCGGTCGCGGCCAATGGATGCCTGCCGTATGGGTCGGGGTCTTTCTTGCCGTGGCCCTGTCGCTGCTGGTGGGCGGCGGCCTGGAGCTGGTCAGTGCGGAATTCCCGCAGCGCCAGCAAGAGCTTTTCGAAAGCGTGATCGGTATTGTCGCGGTGGTGTTCCTCTGCACCATGGTCACCTGGATGCGCAAGGTGTCCCGCTCGATCAAGCATTCGCTGCACGCCTCCCTCGATCAGGCGCTGGCCGGTTCGCAGAACCAGGTCTATGCGCTGATTGGCATGGTGTTCTTCTCGGTAGCCCGTGAAGGCCTCGAAACGGTGTTTTTCCTGCTCGCCGTGTTCCAGCAGAGCACCGGCGCCTCGGCGCCTCTGGGCGCGCTGTTGGGCCTTATTTGCGCGGTGATCGTCGGCCTCGCGCTATACAACGGCAGCATGCGCCTGAACCTCGGCGCGTTCTTCCGCTGGACCAGCCTGTTCATTCTATTCGTCGCGGGCGGCATTCTCTCCAACTCGGTGCGCTCGCTGCACGAGGCCGGTGTCTGGAACTCCCTGCAGGACGTAGTCTTCGACATCAGCGCCATACTGCCGATGGATGGCCCGGTGGGCTCGGTCCTGGCCGGCATGTTCGGTTATCAGGATGCACCGACCGTGAGCGTGCTCGGCGCCTACTTGATTTTCATGATCGTGGCGCTGGTGCTGTTTTTCATGCCGGTGCCCAATCGTGCCGCAGCCCCAGCCAATAAACCTTCTGTTTCGCATCAATAA
- a CDS encoding TraR/DksA C4-type zinc finger protein produces the protein MTKEKLLAMPADDYMNAEQHAFFVELLQGMKIETHERIEQNRVAIESLDTPADPADAASVEEERTWLVNAIDRDQRMLPQLEMALGRIADDSFGWCDDSGEAIGLKRLLISPTTKYCIEAQERHEQIDRHQRQA, from the coding sequence ATGACAAAGGAAAAGTTGCTGGCCATGCCGGCGGATGACTACATGAACGCCGAGCAGCACGCTTTCTTCGTCGAGCTGTTGCAGGGCATGAAGATCGAGACCCACGAGCGTATCGAGCAGAATCGTGTAGCTATCGAAAGCCTGGACACGCCAGCCGATCCTGCCGATGCCGCTTCGGTGGAAGAAGAGCGTACCTGGCTGGTCAATGCGATTGACCGCGATCAGCGTATGCTGCCGCAGCTGGAAATGGCCCTGGGCCGTATTGCCGATGACAGTTTTGGCTGGTGCGACGACAGCGGCGAGGCCATCGGGCTCAAGCGCCTGCTGATCAGCCCGACCACCAAGTACTGCATCGAGGCTCAAGAGCGTCACGAGCAGATCGATCGGCACCAGCGTCAGGCCTGA
- a CDS encoding DUF2789 domain-containing protein — protein sequence MELQNNDLGTLFEQLALDSDPASIDDFIATHQLSADVKLVDADFWSPAQAAFLKEQLREDADWAMTVDELNVRLHETPQQ from the coding sequence ATGGAATTGCAAAACAACGATCTGGGTACCCTGTTCGAGCAACTTGCCTTGGACAGCGACCCGGCGAGCATCGACGATTTCATTGCCACCCATCAACTGAGCGCCGATGTGAAGCTGGTCGATGCCGATTTCTGGTCACCCGCACAGGCAGCTTTTTTGAAGGAGCAACTGCGTGAAGATGCCGACTGGGCAATGACGGTCGATGAACTCAATGTACGATTGCACGAAACCCCGCAGCAGTAA